The genomic DNA GCGCGAGCGCGACACGCATCTCGCCGCCGTCCAGGCCGACGAAGTGGCGCGCTGGAACTATCCGGCCTGGTGGATCGACGCGGTGAAGCGTGCGTGGCCTGAGGCGTGGCAATCGGTGCTGGAAGCCGGCAACACGCAAGGTCCGTTGACGTTGCGCGTGAACGCGCGCCATTCGACGGTCGACGCCTATCTGCAAGTGCTGCAACGCCAGCAGATCGCCGCGACCAAGGCTGGCGAGCACGCGGTCACGCTTGCTACGCCGATGCCGGTCGAGCGCATTCCGGGCTTCAGCGAAGGCATCGTGTCCGTGCAGGACGCAGGCGCGCAGCTCGCCGCGCAATTGCTCGGCGTGCGCGACGGCATGCGCGTGCTCGACGCGTGCGCGGCCCCCGGCGGCAAAACCGGCCATCTGCTCGAACTCGCCAACATTCGACTCGTTGCGCTCGAAAGCGACGCGTCGCGCGCGCGCCGCATCGGCGAAAACCTGCGGCGTCTGAAGCTCGAAGCGGAAGTGCGTATCGGCGACGCGGGCGCGCCCGCGCAATGGCACGACAACCTCGACCAGCCGTTCGACCGCATCCTCGCCGACGTGCCGTGCTCGGCGTCGGGCATCGTGCGGCGTCATCCGGATATCCGCTGGCTGCGTCGCCAGTCCGATATCGCCGCACTCGTCGCCGAACAGCGCCGAATTCTCGAGGCGTTGTGGCCGCTCGTGAAACCGGGCGGCGAGTTGCTTTACGTTACGTGTTCGATCTTCCCCGAAGAGGGTGAGTTGCAGGCACAGTGGTTTGGAAACCAGCATCAGGATGCGGTACGATTGGACGCGCCGGGGCAGTTGTTACCCTCAGTTGCCCGCGCGCCCGCCGACCCATCGGCCGGTTCTCATGCCGGACAGCACGCTGAATTCGGCGCCGGCGCGAACTCAGACCACGACGGATTTTTCTACGCGCGCTTTCAGAAACGGTGACCATCAAACGCTTCTTCCCGCTTCGGCTCGCTGCCGTGCTCTGGATCGCGCTGGCCGTCTGGCTTACAGCGCCGGGCGCGGCACACGCTGACTCGATCGCGGTGCAGCGGGCGTCGCTGCAGGCTGACAACGGCGGCTGGAGTCTCGACGCGCATTTCGAATTCGATCTGAACAGCAATCTCGAAGACGCGGTCAACAAGGGCATTCCGCTTTATTTCACGACCGATTTCGAACTGAGCCGACCGCGCTGGTACTGGTTCGACGAGCAGCCGGTCAGCGTGTCGCAAAGTTTGCGGCTGTCGTTCCAGCCGCTGACGCGCGAATACCGCGTCTCGAGCGTACAGTCGGGCGGCTTGCAGCTCGGCTTTTCCACTCTCAAGGATGCACTCGCGGTCATCAAGCACGTGACGTCGTGGCACGTGATCGACCGCAATCAGGTGCGCGTCGGCGAAACCTATAACGCGTCGGTGCGCATGCAGCTCGATATCGGGCTGATGCCCAAGCCGTTCCAGATCGATGCGGTGAACAACCGCGACTGGAACCTCGCCTCCGATTGGAAGCGCTTCACTTTCACGGCGGCCGAACATGCTAAATAGAGTTCGCTCATCTTCCACCAGTGTCAGCAGCATCGTCGTGCGCGTGCTGGTGTCGACGGTCGCGGTGACGGCCGTGCTGCTGCTCGTGCTGCTGGCCGCCGCGAGCGCGAACACCGAATTCTTCGACCGCTATTACCAATGGCTGTATGCGGCCAACGTCGCGGTCGCGCTGGTCTTCCTGCTGGTGGTGACGACGCTCGTCATCATCATCATCGTGCGATTACGCACGGGCAAATTCGGCACGCGACTGCTTGCGAAGCTCGCGTTCTTCATGGCGCTGGTCGGCGTGGTGCCGGGTGGCATCATCTACATCGTGTCGTATCAGTTCGTATCGCGCAGTATCGAGTCGTGGTTCGATGTGAACGTCGAAACCGCGCTTGCGTCCGGCCTCAATCTCGGGCGCGGCATGCTCGACGCGTCGCTGTCCGATCTGCAGACGAAGGCGCGTCTGATGTCCGAGCAGCTCGCGAGCGCGGATGCCGCCGGTACCACGCTGACTCTGCTGCGTCTGCGCGATCAGTTCGGCGTGCAGGACGCGACTATCGTCGAGCCGACCCGCAGTATGTCGGGCGCGACGCCGGACATGCACGTGGTCGCGCAGGCGTCGGGCAACTACGCGATGCTCGTGCCGAACGATCTGCCGACACCGCTGATGATCGAGCAGGCGCGCGGCCACGGCTATGCAGCCATCGAAGGCGAAGTGGACGGCGACCCGCAGGCACACGACGGCAAGGGCGCGCTGCGTCTGCGCGTCGTGCAGCGTATTCCCGATTCGAACGCGTCGCTATTGCAGCCCGCCGAGCGCTTCCTGCAGCTGACGCAGCCGGTCTCGAAAACGCTCGCACGTAATGCCGATTCGGTGCAGCGCGCGTATCGCGAGTATCAGGAGAAGGCACTCGGGCGCACCGGTCTGCGCAAGATGTACATCGGCACGCTGACGTTGTCACTGTTCCTCGCGACCTTCATCGCGATGATGCTCGCGCTCGCGCTCGGCAACCAGCTCGCGCGGCCGCTGTTCCTGCTCGCGCAGGGCACGAAGGAAATTACCGAGGGCGACTACACGCCGAAGCGCGAAATCAAGTCACGTGACGAGCTCGGCTTCCTCACGCAGTCGTTCAACGCGATGACGCGGCAGCTCTCGGAAGCGCGCGGGGCGGTCGAGAAAAATCGTATCGCGCTGGAGCATTCGAAGGCGTATCTCGAGAGCATCCTCGCGAACCTGACCGCGGGCGTGTTCGTGTTCGACCGGCAGTTCCGGCTCACCACCGCGAATCGCGGCGCCGAGCGAATTTTCCGTCAACCGTTCCAGACGGTGCTCGGATCGTCGCTCGATCAGATCGGCGTGCTCGGCGATTTCGGTGCGATGGTGCGCAAGGCGTTTGCCGATCGCGAAGCGGCGAGCGAAGATGGCCACGCCGACAACGGCCACTGGCAGCAGCAGTTTTCGGTGCCGGTGGCTGGCGAAGCCGAGCCGCTCACGTTGCTCGTGCGCGGCGCGCGCCTCGTCGCGGCGAACGAGCGCGATGCCGAAGACTTGCAGACCTCGGGCTACGTTATCGTGTTCGACGACATCTCCGACGTGATCTCCGCGCAGCGTTCGATCGCATGGGGCGAAGTCGCGCGGCGGCTCGCGCACGAGATCAAGAATCCGCTCACGCCGATTCAACTCTCGGCCGAGCGCTTGCAGATGAAACTCGCCGACAAGCTCGCGCCGTCGGACGCGGACGTGTTGAAGCGCGGCGCGACGACGATCGTCAATCAGGTCGCCGCGATGAAGCAGATGGTCGACAATTTCCGCGACTACGCGCGCACGCCACCCGCGGTACTCGCGCATCTGCAGTTGAATGATCTGGTCAGCGAAGTGCTCACGCTGTACGGTATAGAGGAAGGCAAGGGCGCGATCCAGGTCGAGCTTGCGGCATTGCCCGCGATACGCGGCGACGCGACGCAGTTGCGTCAGGTGATCCACAACCTGCTGCAGAACGCGCAGGACGCGGTAGCCGAGGTGGCGCATCCGCGTGTTTTGCTCGAGACGAGGACAGTAGAATACGGAGACCCCGACGCGCAAGGCAAGGCCCGCGTCGCGGTACGTCTGACCGTGTCGGACAACGGACCAGGCTTCCCCGCGCGTATCCTCACGCGCGCGTTCGAGCCCTACGTGACGACCAAGGCCAAAGGTACGGGTCTGGGACTTGCGATGGTCAAGAAGATCGTCGACGAACACGGCGCGCGCATCGACATTCGCAATCGCATGAAGGCTGGCGACGTAATCGAAGGCGCGCAGATTTCGATCCTCTTCCTTCAACTGGCGGAAGATCCCGCGCATTCGGCGCACAACGGTGCGTCGCAGGGAACGACAAAAGCAACAGTGCAGACAAGGGCAGCGTAAATGGCAACCATCCTGGTGGTAGATGATGAAATGGGCATCCGGGAATTGCTCTCGGAGATCCTGAGCGACGAGGGACACGTCGTGGAGGCCGCTGAGAATGCGCAGGAAGCGCGCGAGTTCCGTCTGCGTCAGGTGCCGGACCTGGTGCTGCTCGACATCTGGATGCCGGACACCGACGGCGTGACCTTGCTCAAGGAATGGGCTGCGCAAGGTCAATTGACGATGCCCGTCATCATGATGTCCGGCCACGCGACGATCGACACCGCAGTCGAAGCCACCAAGATCGGCGCGCTCAACTTCCTCGAAAAGCCGATCGCGTTGCAGAAGCTGCTGAAGGCGGTCGAGCAGGGACTCGCGCGCGGTAACGCGGCGGCGGTGCCTGGCGGCGTGGCTGCGAAGCCGGCGGTGCCGGTCAGCGCATCGTCAGTCGCGTCGGCGGCCGCGTTGCCCGTACTGTCGGCTGATGGCCTCGGCGGCGGCGCGCTCGCCGCGCAAACCGCATCGATCTCGTTCGATATTCCGCTGCGCGATGCGCGCGACGCGTTCGAGCGCGCGTACTTCGAATATCACCTCGCGCGCGAGAACGGCAGCATGACGCGCGTCGCGGAGAAGACCGGGCTCGAGCGCACGCATCTTTATCGCAAGCTGAAGCAACTCGGCGTCGATCTCGGCAAGAACAAGGGGGAGTGAGCGCCACCTGTTGCATGCGACCGCGGTCCGGCAAAATTTTTTATGAAAGGGCTTGCTGAACTGCGGCTCGCTTGATATAGTTTCGTTCTTCGTTGGCCCGGTAGCTCAGTTGGTAGAGCAGCGGATTGAAAATCCGCGTGTCGGTGGTTCGATTCCGCCCCAGGCCACCAGGATTCAGCCCCAGGAAATCGCAAGATTCCTGGGGCTTTTCCGTTTGGCGGGCAAGTCGTTGCTTCGGCTTGCCATGCAGTTCGAGCCGCGCGCGTGGGGCCGCTGGTGTCGGTGACATTGGGTGTCGCGTGATAAAATCGCGCCAGTTCAAGGACTTGCATGCAGGCGTCGCGCGCGGTCGTGCAACGCGCGAATGCGGTGCCGAACGCATCGCAACACCGAAGCACCCAATCCTTCGCCCGACGATCGGCGGTATAAGCGCCCAGCCACGTTCACGCGCAACGCGCGACCTATACTGCTTTGGGCCGGCACAGTGCTGGCACACGTCGCGCCGCGTTGCTTGCGTGGCGCACCTCGCGCAGCGCGACGTGGCACTCTCATTCATGGAGTATCACGGTGATCCGCAAAGACGCCAAGCGTAGCGCGCTCGTGCTGTTTTCCGGCGGCCAGGATTCCGCCACGTGTCTTGCGTGGGCGCTCGATCGCTACGACACGGTCGAAACGCTCGGCTTCGATTATGGTCAGCGGCATCGCGTCGAGCTCGAGTGCCGCGAGGGGTTCCGTCAGGCCATCGTGCGCGCGTTTCCGGCGTGGGCCGGTCGTCTCGGCGACGATCACATGATCGACCTGTCGCTGCTCGGCGCGATCAGCGACACCGCCATGACGCGCGAGATCGAGATTGAGGCGACGGCCAATGGTTTGCCGAACACGTTCGTGCCGGGCCGCAATCTGATGTTCATGACGATCGCCGCGGCCATCGCATATCGGCGAGGCTTGCAGGTGCTGGTCGGCGGGATGTGCGAAACGGACTTCTCGGGCTACCCCGATTGCCGCGACGACACGATGAAGGCGCTGCAGGTCGCGCTGAATCTCGGCATGGACAAGCGCTTCGCGCTGGAGACGCCGCTGATGTGGCTCGACAAGGCCGACACGTGGCGTCTCGCGCACGAGCTAGGCGGCGACGAGCTGGTCGAACTGGTACGCGTCGAGACGCATACCTGCTACCTCGGCGAACGCGCCGAGTTGCACGCTTGGGGCTTCGGCTGCGGTGAATGCCCGGCGTGCCGGTTGCGCAAGCGTGGCTATGAGGCTTACCTCGCCGGTGAGAAAGTCACCGAGCCGGTCTGACGGTTCGCGCGGCAACGCCCATCATTGATTCAGGAACACAGGACAGAAAGCAGCATGACGTACGCGGTGAAGGAAATCTTCTACACGTTGCAGGGCGAGGGCGCGAATGCCGGGCGGCCGGCCGTGTTCTGCCGCTTCGCGGGCTGCAATCTGTGGTCGGGTCGCGAAGAGGATCGCGCGGAAGCCGTCTGCCGTTTCTGTGATACCGATTTTGTCGGCACCGACGGCGAGAACGGCGGCAAGTACCGCACCCCCGAAGAACTGGTCGCGATGATCGCGTCGCAATGGCCGCAAGGCGAGGGCCAACGCTTCGTCGTGTGCACCGGCGGCGAGCCGATGCTGCAGCTCGATCAGCCGCTCGTCGACGCGCTGCACGCGGCCGGCTTCGAGGTCGCGATCGAGACCAACGGCTCGCTGCCGGTGCTCGACACGATCGACTGGATCTGCGTGAGCCCGAAGGCCGACGCGCCGCTAGTGGTGACGAAGGGCAACGAACTGAAGGTCGTGGTTCCGCAAGACAACCAGCGTCTCGCCGACTACGCGAAGCTCGACTTCGAATATTTCCTCGTCCAGCCGATGGATGGACCGTCGCGCGAGCTCAACACGAAGCTCGCGATCGATTGGTGCAAGCGTCATCCGCAGTGGCGCCTGTCGATGCAGACTCACAAGTATCTGAACATTCCCTGATTTGCCGTGCTGACGATTACCCGAAAACTCGAATTCGACGCGGGCCACCGCATTCCCGATCACCGCAGCCAGTGCCGTAATCTGCATGGTCATCGCTACGTGCTCGAAATCACGCTGCAAGGCGATCTGGTCGACACCGAAGGCGCGCCCGATCGCGGTATGGTGATGGATTTCGCCGACGTGAAGTCGCTCGCGGTCGAGCATCTGGTCGACAAGTGGGACCACGCGTTTCTGGTCTATGAAGGCGACACGCAGGTGCGTGGCTTTCTCGACAGCATGGCGGGTCACAAGACGGTCGTGATCGATCGCATTCCCACGGTCGAAAACCTCGCCGCGATTGCGTTCGACATACTCGCGAACGTGTACGACGCGCACTACGGCGTGAACCTGCGCCTGCACAAAGTGCGTCTGTACGAGACGCCGAATTGCTGGGCCGACGTCGTCCGCGGCTAGCCTCCCACCTCAAGCCACACCTCGCCGCGCGA from Paraburkholderia sp. HP33-1 includes the following:
- the rsmB gene encoding 16S rRNA (cytosine(967)-C(5))-methyltransferase RsmB yields the protein MTSKPSSRSPSSSARSRESRLSTLHLSPESLGFALDCAAQAVGAVRHGAALPAALQSVFVAVPEGNAAAARGAVQDIAYRTMRRLATVEWLIAKLVKKAPSPHVAHVLACALALLVDDEASAAYTPFTVVDQAVMAIGARREFAFAKGLVNAVLRNFLRERDTHLAAVQADEVARWNYPAWWIDAVKRAWPEAWQSVLEAGNTQGPLTLRVNARHSTVDAYLQVLQRQQIAATKAGEHAVTLATPMPVERIPGFSEGIVSVQDAGAQLAAQLLGVRDGMRVLDACAAPGGKTGHLLELANIRLVALESDASRARRIGENLRRLKLEAEVRIGDAGAPAQWHDNLDQPFDRILADVPCSASGIVRRHPDIRWLRRQSDIAALVAEQRRILEALWPLVKPGGELLYVTCSIFPEEGELQAQWFGNQHQDAVRLDAPGQLLPSVARAPADPSAGSHAGQHAEFGAGANSDHDGFFYARFQKR
- a CDS encoding DUF4390 domain-containing protein; amino-acid sequence: MTIKRFFPLRLAAVLWIALAVWLTAPGAAHADSIAVQRASLQADNGGWSLDAHFEFDLNSNLEDAVNKGIPLYFTTDFELSRPRWYWFDEQPVSVSQSLRLSFQPLTREYRVSSVQSGGLQLGFSTLKDALAVIKHVTSWHVIDRNQVRVGETYNASVRMQLDIGLMPKPFQIDAVNNRDWNLASDWKRFTFTAAEHAK
- a CDS encoding sensor histidine kinase, with the translated sequence MLNRVRSSSTSVSSIVVRVLVSTVAVTAVLLLVLLAAASANTEFFDRYYQWLYAANVAVALVFLLVVTTLVIIIIVRLRTGKFGTRLLAKLAFFMALVGVVPGGIIYIVSYQFVSRSIESWFDVNVETALASGLNLGRGMLDASLSDLQTKARLMSEQLASADAAGTTLTLLRLRDQFGVQDATIVEPTRSMSGATPDMHVVAQASGNYAMLVPNDLPTPLMIEQARGHGYAAIEGEVDGDPQAHDGKGALRLRVVQRIPDSNASLLQPAERFLQLTQPVSKTLARNADSVQRAYREYQEKALGRTGLRKMYIGTLTLSLFLATFIAMMLALALGNQLARPLFLLAQGTKEITEGDYTPKREIKSRDELGFLTQSFNAMTRQLSEARGAVEKNRIALEHSKAYLESILANLTAGVFVFDRQFRLTTANRGAERIFRQPFQTVLGSSLDQIGVLGDFGAMVRKAFADREAASEDGHADNGHWQQQFSVPVAGEAEPLTLLVRGARLVAANERDAEDLQTSGYVIVFDDISDVISAQRSIAWGEVARRLAHEIKNPLTPIQLSAERLQMKLADKLAPSDADVLKRGATTIVNQVAAMKQMVDNFRDYARTPPAVLAHLQLNDLVSEVLTLYGIEEGKGAIQVELAALPAIRGDATQLRQVIHNLLQNAQDAVAEVAHPRVLLETRTVEYGDPDAQGKARVAVRLTVSDNGPGFPARILTRAFEPYVTTKAKGTGLGLAMVKKIVDEHGARIDIRNRMKAGDVIEGAQISILFLQLAEDPAHSAHNGASQGTTKATVQTRAA
- the esaR gene encoding response regulator transcription factor EsaR, whose product is MATILVVDDEMGIRELLSEILSDEGHVVEAAENAQEAREFRLRQVPDLVLLDIWMPDTDGVTLLKEWAAQGQLTMPVIMMSGHATIDTAVEATKIGALNFLEKPIALQKLLKAVEQGLARGNAAAVPGGVAAKPAVPVSASSVASAAALPVLSADGLGGGALAAQTASISFDIPLRDARDAFERAYFEYHLARENGSMTRVAEKTGLERTHLYRKLKQLGVDLGKNKGE
- the queC gene encoding 7-cyano-7-deazaguanine synthase QueC encodes the protein MIRKDAKRSALVLFSGGQDSATCLAWALDRYDTVETLGFDYGQRHRVELECREGFRQAIVRAFPAWAGRLGDDHMIDLSLLGAISDTAMTREIEIEATANGLPNTFVPGRNLMFMTIAAAIAYRRGLQVLVGGMCETDFSGYPDCRDDTMKALQVALNLGMDKRFALETPLMWLDKADTWRLAHELGGDELVELVRVETHTCYLGERAELHAWGFGCGECPACRLRKRGYEAYLAGEKVTEPV
- the queE gene encoding 7-carboxy-7-deazaguanine synthase; the encoded protein is MTYAVKEIFYTLQGEGANAGRPAVFCRFAGCNLWSGREEDRAEAVCRFCDTDFVGTDGENGGKYRTPEELVAMIASQWPQGEGQRFVVCTGGEPMLQLDQPLVDALHAAGFEVAIETNGSLPVLDTIDWICVSPKADAPLVVTKGNELKVVVPQDNQRLADYAKLDFEYFLVQPMDGPSRELNTKLAIDWCKRHPQWRLSMQTHKYLNIP
- the queD gene encoding 6-carboxytetrahydropterin synthase QueD, giving the protein MLTITRKLEFDAGHRIPDHRSQCRNLHGHRYVLEITLQGDLVDTEGAPDRGMVMDFADVKSLAVEHLVDKWDHAFLVYEGDTQVRGFLDSMAGHKTVVIDRIPTVENLAAIAFDILANVYDAHYGVNLRLHKVRLYETPNCWADVVRG